One window of the Candidatus Eisenbacteria bacterium genome contains the following:
- the pstB gene encoding phosphate ABC transporter ATP-binding protein gives MVTEHRAGSPDRRGHAFTQAAENPRPAPEAPGSGADSRPVIEARDVSLWYGAHQVLHSVSLAIAERRIAAIIGPSGCGKSTLLRCFNRMNDLFPPVRYGGSILYEGTDVLRSGIDLVELRRRVGMVFQRANPFPMSIYQNVAYGPRLLGVRSRRELEEAVEGALKQAALWSEVKDRLNRPALGLSGGQQQRLCIARALAVNPEVLLLDEPASALDPTATAKIEELILEIRSAISVVIVTHNMQQAARISDRTAFLMEGKLVEEGPTRDLFTHPRERLTEDYITGRFG, from the coding sequence ATGGTTACCGAGCACCGCGCCGGCAGCCCCGATCGTCGCGGGCACGCGTTCACGCAGGCGGCAGAGAATCCGAGGCCTGCCCCCGAGGCTCCGGGATCCGGCGCCGATTCGAGGCCGGTGATCGAGGCGCGCGACGTTTCCCTGTGGTACGGCGCGCACCAGGTGCTCCACTCGGTCTCGCTCGCGATCGCGGAGCGGAGAATCGCCGCGATCATCGGCCCATCCGGCTGCGGCAAGTCGACCCTGCTCCGATGCTTCAACCGCATGAACGACCTTTTTCCCCCGGTCCGCTACGGCGGCTCCATTCTGTACGAGGGAACCGACGTCCTCCGGAGCGGGATCGACCTCGTGGAGCTCCGCCGCCGGGTGGGGATGGTGTTCCAGCGCGCGAACCCTTTTCCCATGTCCATCTATCAAAACGTGGCGTACGGACCTCGCCTCTTGGGGGTACGGTCGAGGCGCGAGCTGGAGGAAGCGGTGGAAGGGGCTCTGAAGCAGGCAGCGCTGTGGAGCGAGGTGAAGGACCGGCTGAACCGCCCGGCCCTCGGGCTCTCCGGCGGGCAGCAGCAGCGTCTTTGCATCGCCCGCGCGCTCGCGGTGAATCCGGAGGTGCTGCTGCTGGACGAGCCCGCTTCGGCCCTCGATCCGACCGCGACCGCGAAGATCGAGGAGCTCATCCTCGAGATCCGAAGCGCGATCTCGGTCGTGATCGTCACGCACAACATGCAGCAGGCGGCCCGAATCTCGGATCGGACCGCGTTTCTCATGGAGGGGAAGCTGGTGGAGGAGGGGCCCACGCGGGACCTCTTCACCCACCCCCGGGAGCGCCTGACCGAGGATTACATCACCGGTCGCTTCGGATAG
- the phoU gene encoding phosphate signaling complex protein PhoU yields the protein MERHFHHELEALRDRLSEMAGRAEIALVKSMEALKTRNARLAEEVRAEDLAIDRIELEIESQSLNFLGLQQPVARDLRFLVAAIRISNDLERIGDHAVNIAQSAAKLSGLPQSKPLEDLPMMAERTITMLRDAVTAWLNGDAATARRICERDVEIDGLKAKIFAKLSGGMIQSPESVPRALELLLVSRNLERVADLATNIAEEAIFVAEARVIKHHAEEVAEGSPGGGVPGSGTPTAGRPASR from the coding sequence ATGGAACGACATTTTCATCACGAGCTCGAGGCGCTTCGCGACCGGCTGAGCGAAATGGCCGGGCGCGCCGAAATCGCGCTCGTGAAATCCATGGAGGCCCTGAAGACCCGAAACGCAAGGCTCGCGGAGGAGGTCCGGGCGGAGGATCTGGCGATCGACCGGATCGAGCTGGAGATCGAGAGCCAGTCGCTGAACTTCCTCGGTCTGCAGCAGCCGGTGGCGCGCGACCTGCGATTCCTCGTCGCCGCCATACGGATCTCCAACGACCTGGAACGGATCGGCGACCACGCGGTCAACATCGCCCAGAGCGCCGCCAAGCTGAGCGGCCTGCCCCAGTCCAAGCCGCTCGAGGATCTGCCCATGATGGCCGAGCGCACGATCACCATGCTTCGCGACGCGGTCACGGCATGGCTGAACGGGGACGCCGCCACGGCCAGACGCATCTGCGAGCGGGACGTGGAGATCGACGGCCTCAAGGCGAAGATCTTCGCGAAGCTCTCGGGAGGGATGATCCAGTCGCCCGAGTCGGTGCCGCGCGCCTTGGAGCTGCTGCTCGTGAGCCGGAACCTCGAGCGGGTCGCCGACCTCGCCACGAACATCGCGGAGGAGGCGATCTTCGTGGCCGAAGCCCGCGTGATCAAACACCACGCCGAGGAGGTCGCGGAAGGATCGCCGGGCGGCGGAGTGCCGGGCTCCGGAACCCCTACCGCTGGGCGACCCGCCTCACGGTAA
- the pstA gene encoding phosphate ABC transporter permease PstA, translating into MTRRAVWSRLVIAACYAAGAIVVLPLALILWHLIAKGLPALSLSFFLEMPKPVGEPGGGMANAIVGTLILVGLGALLAVPVGVGAGVYLAEFGRGRFASLVRYTADLLGGVPSIVVGVAAYGLVVIPMGGFSALAGGVALAILMLPTIIRSTEEVVRLVPQSYREAALALGAPRWKVTQQVVIPAARAGIVTASMLAVARAAGETAPLLFTALGNRFWSTALDKPIASLPVFVFDYARAPYDDWNRQAWTGALVLVMMVTGISALLRLTVRRVAQR; encoded by the coding sequence ATCACCCGGCGCGCGGTCTGGAGCCGGCTCGTGATCGCCGCCTGCTATGCGGCGGGCGCGATCGTCGTCCTGCCGCTCGCCCTCATCCTCTGGCACCTGATCGCGAAGGGCCTGCCGGCGCTCTCCCTTTCCTTTTTCCTCGAGATGCCCAAGCCGGTGGGTGAGCCCGGCGGCGGCATGGCCAACGCGATCGTCGGCACTTTGATTCTCGTCGGTCTCGGCGCTCTCTTGGCGGTGCCCGTGGGCGTCGGTGCCGGCGTCTACCTCGCGGAATTCGGCCGTGGCCGGTTTGCTTCTCTCGTGCGATACACCGCGGACCTCCTGGGCGGCGTGCCCTCCATTGTCGTCGGCGTGGCCGCGTACGGGCTCGTCGTGATTCCGATGGGCGGGTTTTCCGCGCTGGCGGGGGGCGTGGCCCTGGCGATCTTGATGCTTCCGACGATCATCCGCTCCACGGAGGAAGTGGTGCGGCTTGTTCCGCAGTCCTACCGCGAGGCGGCGCTGGCGCTCGGCGCGCCACGTTGGAAGGTCACCCAACAGGTGGTCATTCCCGCCGCCCGCGCCGGGATCGTGACGGCGAGCATGCTCGCGGTGGCCCGTGCCGCCGGTGAAACCGCGCCGCTCCTCTTCACCGCGCTCGGGAATCGGTTCTGGTCCACGGCGCTCGACAAGCCGATCGCTTCGCTGCCCGTCTTCGTCTTCGACTACGCGAGGGCACCGTACGACGACTGGAATCGGCAGGCCTGGACGGGGGCGCTCGTGCTCGTGATGATGGTGACGGGGATCTCGGCGCTGTTGCGCCTTACCGTGAGGCGGGTCGCCCAGCGGTAG